The genomic segment AACAGAAACTATCATTGATATTCCTAATGGAAGTTTAGATGAATATTCAATTACGGCAGGAAAAGATAATGATAATTGGGGAGGTGGAAGTCTTTTTTCTAAGGGGCGTGGAGCTGTTTATGAATTTTATTCAGATAGAAACCCTAACAACAGTCCATGGAGGACTAATAATGAAACAAAATGTCCTCTAAATACAGGATATATTTATAGTTGGAGTTCACGTTCAGGAACACGCCCTGATACAAACTCCAAATCCAATAATTGTGCAAAAATAATGACGAGTGGATATGGGATTACCGGAGTATCACTGACAGCCCCCGATAGTCCCAGAAATGTAGCAATCGGCAGTCTCTATACCGACAAAGTGAATTGTAAATCAAGACCCTCAGCATTAGCTTTTTATTATAAATATATCCCATATAAGGAAACTGACAGCCCAATTATAAAGATAAATATCTATAACAATAATACAATAATAGGAAATGCACAACTGGTATCTTCTTCTTACGATAAAAAGTATCAAGCCGAAAAATGTAAATTAGTTATAGACTATCACAATAACTTCAGAGTTGAAGCCACACACTATGAAATAATGTTTGAATCTGGAACAAATACAGATGTATATATGCGTGAGGATAGTAACAAGGATGATGAAATGCCAATGTTTATCGGCAGCGAATTATTTATAGACGAAGTCGAACTTATTTACGAATAACCCATAACCCTATATTAGCAATGAAACAATATTTATCTCTCATTTTATTTCTCTTTCTTTTGGCAGCATGCGACAGCAGCGATGCTCCCGAAGCAACCGGGTATGGATATATCAACCTGAACATAGGCACCAATCCCGAAATATCCGTAGCTACGACACGTGCAGGGGATACCGATACGGATGTCTCCACATACCTGATTACCATTAAAAGCGGCACCACCACCTATCTGAGTCAAAAGCCTTATAGCATTATCCAATCCACTCCTTTGAGGTTTGAAGCGGGTACTTATAGCATAATAGCAGAAAGCTGCATAAGCACTGACGCTGAGTCGGCCAATGACCGTTGGGGCAAAGCGCGTTATTACGGAAGTCAGGACATAACCGTTGTCACCTCACAAACCGTCAACGCAGACATTATATGCACCATGCAGAACGCCAAGGTCAATGTGGAATACGATCAAACCTTCAAAGACATCTTCGGCAAGAACCCTGAAGAGCCGTATAGTGTCACCCTCTACCGGGAAGGGCGTCAAGAACGGCTTTTGAAATTTGATGAGAACGCCTCCTTCAGTACCCGTTCCGCTTATTTCAACATATTGGAGAATGCCAGCAACAAGCTCATATACACCATTACAGGTTATTACAACGGGAAGAAAGTGATGAAAGAAGGCGAAATAAATTCACTTGAACCGCAGAAATGGGTGAAGCTGACTATCAAAGCCACACAAACCGGAAAAATAGAACTGGGAGTGGCGGTAGATTCATCGGTCACAGAAGAAAACAAGGATTTTGACGTGAATCCCTATGCCTGACAAGTCATGGTTTTCTCCCCGTCCCCCACTCCTCTTGCTTCATAAACCCGCCTCATGGGCGTGAAAGCAGTGTGATCACCACTACCTCGCTCGGTGCGAAGAGACGGACATTCTTGTTGGAAGTACCAATGCCGTTGGTTATGATAATCGGCGTGTTACTTGAGTTATACTTCAGTCCCGTAAGGAAGCGCTGTCCGTAGTGAGACGGAATGATAGGAGCATACAAACCGAACACAGTCACCTGCCCGCCATGCGTATGTCCGGCAAGCACTAAGTCGGTATTGGTAATGGGCACATCTTCGGCATAGTCGGGAGTATGCGTCAGCAAAACAACGAAGTCCTCCGGAGCAAGGGAAAGAGTGGGCGACTGTCCGTTCTGCCCTATATCGAAAGGATTGCGTACACCGGCTATCACGATATGTTCGCCATTCCGCCTCAAGGTGTCCGCCTTATGCTCCAGCAGATGTATGCCCTGCCGTTCCATTTCCTTCAGGATATCATCATAACACGCTTCATAATCGTTGTTTCCAAGAACGGCATAAGTGCCCAAAGGCGTTTTCACCGCTCCCAGCGCAGCAATAACATCCGGAACATACTCGCACCCCTCATGCAGATCGCCGCCTATCAACAGGGCGTCAGGATGCAAATCGTTCAGCAAGCGGGTTATGTCCTCCAGTCCCTCCTTTTTCAGCAGGCTCCTGTAATGCAAGTCGGAGATAAAAGCCAGCCTGCATCCGTTGAACGCCGCAGGAACATCACGATGAGCAAACTCATACTGCCTGACGCGTTTCACATTCTTGTATCCGGATGCAGAAGACCGGGACATGCGGACAGTATATTCCTCCGGAAGAGGCGAAA from the Bacteroides eggerthii genome contains:
- a CDS encoding metallophosphoesterase is translated as MCQALFYRELRNLLCLSALVLLLFSSCRSTRQFVSPLPEEYTVRMSRSSASGYKNVKRVRQYEFAHRDVPAAFNGCRLAFISDLHYRSLLKKEGLEDITRLLNDLHPDALLIGGDLHEGCEYVPDVIAALGAVKTPLGTYAVLGNNDYEACYDDILKEMERQGIHLLEHKADTLRRNGEHIVIAGVRNPFDIGQNGQSPTLSLAPEDFVVLLTHTPDYAEDVPITNTDLVLAGHTHGGQVTVFGLYAPIIPSHYGQRFLTGLKYNSSNTPIIITNGIGTSNKNVRLFAPSEVVVITLLSRP
- a CDS encoding DUF4493 domain-containing protein gives rise to the protein MKQYLSLILFLFLLAACDSSDAPEATGYGYINLNIGTNPEISVATTRAGDTDTDVSTYLITIKSGTTTYLSQKPYSIIQSTPLRFEAGTYSIIAESCISTDAESANDRWGKARYYGSQDITVVTSQTVNADIICTMQNAKVNVEYDQTFKDIFGKNPEEPYSVTLYREGRQERLLKFDENASFSTRSAYFNILENASNKLIYTITGYYNGKKVMKEGEINSLEPQKWVKLTIKATQTGKIELGVAVDSSVTEENKDFDVNPYA